A window of Sorex araneus isolate mSorAra2 chromosome 3, mSorAra2.pri, whole genome shotgun sequence genomic DNA:
TTTTCCCAGAAGCTTTATTGGTAATGGAAAACTGCCTTGTATCTTTTCCAAAATAGAACAGCTGTTTTCCTCTtagattaaaaaggaaaaaaaaatgtttttgcaagCTGTATCATTTAAGTGACAGGGTTGTGTCTATGGGCTGTAGAAACTAGGAATCTTTTATTTGTCCTTAGCCTAAGGAAAAGTttgcataacttttttttttcttaactttagtTACTTCCCATGTGTTTGCAATGATCACAAACACAGTTGTTTAGTTGGAATCTTTAGTCGCAGTTTTATCCTGAAGTTATTAAACTGTTGCTTAGCTTGCAAATTGTTTGTGCATTTTATATGTTGGGAGGGTGGTATTAAAAATGTTGGCTGCTGTGGATTAATGAATTGCCTCTGTTTATAGAAATGCGGTGATGTTCAATAACGATTTGATGGCAGATGTACATTTTGTGGTTGGGCCACCAGGTGGGACTCAGCGGTTGCCAGGACACAAAGTAAGCAACAGCTGCATTACCGGTTTAGTTGTGAGATTTACAAAGAGGGACCCTCTCAGTCAGTCTGGGTCTGGGGGGTGGGCGACTTGTCGATGGCAGGCAGGACATGTTTCATCAGATCACAGAGAAAAAGCCTCTCCGGAAAGCCTTGgcaatgcttaatttttttttctttgtttccctcTACCctgctttatatcccacacaaAAACATGCCTTCTTATCTCGCCAGTCATGGGAAGTTGTGACAGGTTAGAAAGTCAAACGTTGTCTCCCTTCTTTAGGAAATCAGTTAGAtaagcttttcattttatttatttattttgtaatgaggGAATTTGAGCACTAATCTGTTAAAGCCGGGAGATAATTAGCAGAGATTGGTTTGTGGGAACATCTGTCTTAGGCTTTCATGGCAAGATGCGCTGTACCTTTTTCAAAAGAGCAGGTTCTGGTACCCATGTCCAATAAACTTGATTGCTTAGAGTTGTTTTTCTGAATTGATTTTCTGAAAATACTTTCAATTTAGTGCGTGAAATAAGATTTTCCTTTCTCCACAGTATGTTTTAGCTGTTGGGAGCTCTGTGTTCCATGCAATGTTTTACGGAGAACTTGCTGAGGACAAAGATGAGATTCGTATACCAGATGTTGAACCTGCTGCGTTTCTCGCCATGCTGAAGTAAGCATCGTTCATGTGTTTGGGAAGTCTCTGGTTGTGCTGTACTTATACTCTGCAAGTTTCACAGTTATAAATATAAGTTTCGGGTAACAGAACAGGAAGACTCTGATGAAGAGAGAGGGTGCTGCTTACCTTGTAAATGTTTCGGAAGAAGTCTATTCCGTATCTTGCCATAGAAAACATGTAAAAAGATGCAGGCATTTATAATCACACCTTAGCATGAGATTATGGGGCTAGAGGCATAGCTTGTGATTTGCTCTTTAAGTTACAATTATAAAACTTTCTAGTTTAGACATTATCTAATAAAATATGTTCTCTTTGCAGGCATTTTTGAATAAgtcttttaaacaaaattttgtttgtttcgggggcTTTTTTGATTTACAAAAAAATCATATGACTTGCTTACGAGTAATTAATGAACTATTTATATTTCCTAGGAGTTATCTGTTATAAGCAAATGTAAAAACTGTTGCTTAAAATCTGATCTTtgtgcacatatacatgtatacagtCTTAGAGAGAATCTTTTTCCTATCTTAAGCATTTGATAGTAAGTATTTTTGAAAGATACAGTTTTCTGTAATTTCATATGGATGTATCAAAAAGGATGCATTGATAATACAGAAATGTAAAGTAATAAGGCATGTATTGGTTcttgaaaatgattttatatcttGTGTGATTTTTCTGAATCCAGTACATGTTAACCAGATAGAGTCTTTCTGCTTTGTTGGTGTGTTCTACCATATAATTAAAATCCTGTGGCAGTTATAATaagtaattaaattatttttgttaatccTTGTCCTCACACACCCAAAGTAAATCATCATACAGGTTTCTCGGCTGCCGAATGGATTTCAGTTCACTGGAATAAGTATAATATTagttgaggggaaaaaaaaaaaacatcagcaGTTCAAATATTCAGTTCAACAAGTTGGACAATAATCCCATAAATGATTAAAATGTCGATGTGCGTTATCTCATTATCTGTTGCCTACTGAACAAATACAGTACTGTAGTTTGGAAacgtaaatatttaataatttgtgtTATAGTTTTGAAATCTATTTGCTGCTGACTCTGGCTTTCACAGTGGGAGATAAGGGAAGCTAAAGGCAAGTGGTCACATGAAGCACCGGATTTAAACTAATCCATCTCTTTCAGTCACCCGCCACTTTGTGACCTGGGCTGTTTTAGAGACATATGTATAGAGATTGATTTTATGtgggtggggttttgtttttccaGTAAGGTCAGTTTTGTATATGTGACATTGTTATGTTCTGCCGAGTAAAAATACTAGTCTGGTTCAGCATTTTGGTCACACTGCAGTCAAGTGTTGTGTCATTCATTTTATATGCACAATTGGAAAACATGCGTCAGTTCATCTCACCTAAGACCTAAGCCATTTGACCCATCATTGGACAGgcatttttttctcacaaatgTTTTGCCTGGCATAGATACAGCTTTTGAAATATACTCAGGGTCCACATAAAGTGGTAAGATTCAGAAATGCAGTCAGGGGCCGTTTGCTGTTGTGCCAGAGTTGTTCCTGATGTGTTATCACTCAGGAGAGTGGAGGCAGGCTTTTCTTACTCTTGCCTAGTGGGTGAGCAGCCAGAGTTCCTAGAAAGGGGGTTGTCAGGAGAAACTGTTCACTGAACAATTCTGGGGTAAGAATTACGAAGTGCTGACCATGCTCCAGGATTCTCCCAGGTCCTGGTTCCTTGGTCAGAGCATGACTCAGCTGCAGGTATTTTGTCAAGTGGTCTTGCCGGTGGTGTTTGGCTTATAGCCTATCAGAAGAGAAAGGATTTCTTGAAAGCAAACATGCAGGTTTCATTTCTGACTGGGGCAGTTTTTCAAAAAATGTCCTTTCAATTTTATACTTTCTCACAAAAGACATTGCTAATTTCTACTTTATAGGACTTAAACTGAAACACTTAACAGCAAGTAGTTAATAACCTTAGTTCCccccaaatttaaattattatcagcattttttttttaaaaaaagcatttataGTTCTTAGTGTCTCTTAGTCAACCATAACAACCTGAAAGAAGCAGGTAATTCCTACCATGCCATACCATTTTTGGATTTGCCTCATCCTTCACAAATACCAAGAAGTGGTTTGTTTTCTAAAGCAGGGACGTTTCACAGaagcacatgtgtatgtgtgtgtgtgtgtgtgtgtgtgtgtgtgtgtattatacatATTTAGGTATTCTTACTCTGTCTTTTGATTAGATGTGTCCGGAAATAGTGAACTCTTTAATTCTGAAGGTGGAAGAAATGTGTAGGGTTAAGAATTTAAGAGTTTCtaggtttgtatttttttctttttttcccaaagcCTATATTGGATTGAGTGTAAGTCATCATCTGTATTTGAAAATCCAATAAGCTTGAACATATTTGAAAATAGGTAAtgtaaggttttattttatatttgggaaGAACTCAAGACATGCTTTGTTAAAAACTTTAAGATACAACTATTGCTAACATTCTAGTATTAAAAGTCATGTCTAACTATTGGTATTGGAATACAAGGCCAGTTACCAAAtaatggaggaggaagaagggaagaagaccACTTAGAGGTGATAATACAGTGACTGTGGTGAAGATCACACAGCCGGTCAATCCCTGACAGCAACCGACCCAGCTGCTTTGGTGGTGATGGAGTGTTAGCACTGTTGTATATTGATACCGTGAGCCTCTTAATACTTTAGAAACTACCTAAActgtaatacttttatttttaaaaaaggcatttgTTTCTCTCTGCATGTACATAAAACTTTGATATGTTATATCTTCTAACAGGGAGAATGCAGTTCTTTTTCCAACTGTcccacctgggggctggagttcagtgggtagatctggctttgtattcagagatcattcctggcaatgcttgggtgaccatgtggggtgctggtgagccagaagtaacccctgagcatcctcaggtgtgaaccaaagtaaattaaataaaaaccaaactatATAAtgggagttttttcttttttgtatttctgagaaGACACTGAGTGTACTTACAAAGCAGATGCTCGAATGGTAACACAGTTCAGTGTTTTTAGTTGTGCATACTTAGTACTGAGTTGGgatattgatattttataaacatatttcatATGCTTCTTTGGTCTCTGATGATTTCTGTAATAATGGTCATGCAAGATGATTGCTTGCAACTATCTTGAAAGTAGctgcatttgttttttcttttaggatgCTTAATTCTGTGGAAATTACATTGACGTGTGGTGTACTTTCTTTCAGATATATCTATTGTGATGAAATTGACTTGGCTGCTGACACAGTGCTGGCCACTCTCTATGCTGCCAAAAAGTACATCGTCCCTCACCTTGCCAGAGCCTGCGTTAATTTCCTGGAGACCAGCCTGAGCGCCAAGAACGCCTGTGTGCTCCTGTCCCAGAGCTGCCTGTTCGAGGAGCCGGACCTGACCCAGCGCTGCTGGGAGGTAATTGATGCCCAGGCCGAGTTAGCACTCCGGTCTGAGGGATTCTGCGATATTGACTTCCAGACACTAGAAAGCATCCTCCGCAGGGAAACTCTGAATGCCAAAGAAATTGTAGTTTTTGAGGCAGCTCTCAACTGGGCTGAAGTAGAATGCCAGCGACAAGACCTAGCTTTGAGCATTGAAAACAAACGCAAGGTCCTCGGAAAGGCACTTTACTTGATCCGAATACCTACGATGGCCCTGGATGACTTTGCAAATGGTGCTGCACAGTCTGGAGTTCTAACTCTCAATGAGACCAATGACATTTTTCTCTGGTACACGGCAGCCAAGAAGCCCGAGTTGCAGTTTGTGAGTAAAGCCCGAAAGGGCCTCGTTCCCCAGCGCTGTCACCGGTTCCAGTCATGTGCCTATCGGAGCAACCAGTGGCGCTACCGGGGCCGCTGTGACAGCATCCAGTTTGCCGTTGACAAGAGGGTGTTCATCGCCGGCTTTGGGCTGTACGGCTCCAGCTGTGGCTCTGCCGAGTACAGCGCCAAGATTGAACTCAAGCGGCAGGGCGTCGTCCTGGGGCAGAACTTAAGCAAGTACTTCTCAGATGGCTCCAGCAATACCTTCCCCGTGTGGTTTGAGTACCCGGTACAGATAGAACCAGACACCTTCTACACAGCCAGTGTCATCCTGGATGGCAACGAACTCAGCTACTTCGGGCAGGAAGGCATGACGGAAGTCCAGTGTGGCAAGGTGACTGTCCAGTTCCAGTGCTCTTCTGATAGCACCAATGGCACAGGGGTACAGGGAGGGCAGATTCCTGAACTTATATTCTATGCTTGAAAAACTGAGCTCTCAAGTGCACATCTGGTTCCTACTTGTTTGATGCTTAGCTCATCTGCAAATATGTGATCAGCGCAGGTAATTTGTAATGAATGAAGCTGTAGGCAGTTTCTAATTTCCTTCAACCTTTTAATTATGTACAGGCAAAAATGCAGCATTCAGCTTTTAACTCTATGCTTAAAAGAGCCAACTTCTTATTAAGGCTTTGTGGTTTTAGAGTTGCGTCTATACACCTGGGGAGAGTTTGTGCGCTTCGCCCGCTACCCAGCAGAATCCCTAGCTTTAtcctttttaagaatttttttaatccccttgaattttttttagggCTTTATTTTGACAAATAAATAGCCCTATTTATTTGACAAACTGATGACAAACTGATGACAAGAATTATTTTTGAacaaccctcccccaccaaaaacccCCCACAAAACAGATAAACCTCAGTGTACAATTTTGAAAGAAGTTTCACATCATCGTAAGTGTAATTTAGAAAGTAGACCGCAATCATGCTTAGCTCCACTTTTCTTTTAAGTACTTCAATTTTGGACATAGTTTTGTTCTTCAGTCCCAAACTCATAAGATTTTCATATATTAAGTATGACAAAGTGTCTGATTTTGACTTCGGCTACAAgaagatatatattttctttgagattGGAACTCAGAGGACTGCTGTACAGGCACTTGTTTTAGAAGTAACTAAATTATACATTTTGCTGtcaatagggaaaaaaattgtgtccattaatttaaaataattttaaaatgaggtcTAAAAATATCCCATCCTACAGTTTGATTGATGTACTATTAGAATATGTAGTTTGAAAAGGCAAAAGGGTTCTCCTGACTTAGCTTCTATTCCCCACTTGCTTGTTTTCGTAAGTCATATTGTATAGCACATACTCCTTTTTCCCATTAAGAGGACCAAACAATTTTTAGAATAATGGAGTAACTATTAGTTTTGTAGCACTTGATGTTAATGTAATGAGAGTTTTATTTGTTGATTAAAGAAAACCAATCTGAACTATTCCTCATCTACTTTGAGTACCTTCTATCTTCTCAGTTAATTCTTGATTCTGTCTTGTTCCTGGACTGCTAGAGTCTGGCCTCTGGCCATCTGAAAGTGCCAATGATATGCCTACAGGGTTTTAAAAACTTGGTCTGGAGCAATACACTTGATTATCCATAATATTTCTGCATCCGCAGCATATCTAGCTCTCTCATGTGTTCACGCATAATGCAAACAAAGCAGGGAAAAGCTCTTCCAAAAAGTCTCCTTCGGTGACGGCTTGTGACAAATTAGTGCCCGTGATCCTGGTCGTGTCCCGTGTGTTCACTTCCAGTGGTGACATCCATGTGTTTTGGGCAGCTTTTCTGCTCAGAGTGATCCCGAGCTGGCTACCCCGGCCACCCAGAGTTGGTCTCTGGccacctccttctcctgctctccAGGCCCAGAGCCGGCTTGTCTGCAGCCAGGGGTTAGTCGGAGGGTGGCCGCGTGTGCACACACTTGCGTGCATAAAGCGTTTGCCTCCTCGGGGCTCGTCTCCTCCCTGCCTGGCCAGTGAGAGGTGGGACAAGAAGTGTTCCCCCTGCTGGCCCCAGCAAGGCCTAGTGAGTGACTGGCCCGTGTTTCCcagaaaacacaggcttcttgCCTTTGGCCAGCTTCCATGATGGAGGAGAACACTGGATTTGGGGAAATGTTTCAATCACCCTTGCCATTACCTACATCTGTTAATGTCAATGATAAAAGCATTGATAATTGGTGACTGTAAGTGAGTACTCCCAGGACAACTTTTTAGAATTATCTAGTACTTACTTATAATCGCTGATATTATTATGGAGATGACAGATAGTAGTTTTGGCAGTCCATCTGTGAAATAGATGTCCAATTTTCCATTGGGAAAAAATAAGTATACAAAggactttatttttaagtgatgGCTAAACATTTCAGTAGCTCACCGCTATCATGCAAATTGATAGACGGTATGCCTAGTCTCAAGGCACTGATTTTCAagccagagaaaaagaaattttatttagcaCTAATTTCATTGCATCAGGTTGTTGAGGATGGGTGTGACAACTTCAAGTGAATAATGTAACAGACACTCACTGTCAGCTGCTCCCGTCAGCAACCTGCCCCCCATATCACTGAAGGAACAGGTGAGAACCACCTGGAGAGCTGTACACTGGGCGTGGAAGAACTTAATTTTAtgttaccaatttttttttttaaagaaagatatcCACCGTCTAATTAGCTAGTACTGAGAAATAGGAGTTAAACTTGAAAATTGCATTTAAAACAGGTTTACCTATCTCCC
This region includes:
- the BTBD3 gene encoding BTB/POZ domain-containing protein 3, with amino-acid sequence MVDDKEKNMKCLTFFLMLPETVKNRSKKSSKKTTTGSGSSSSNSKLPPVCYEIITLKTKKKKKMAADIFPRKKPASSSNTTVQQYHQQNLSNNNLIPAPNWQGLYPTIRERNAVMFNNDLMADVHFVVGPPGGTQRLPGHKYVLAVGSSVFHAMFYGELAEDKDEIRIPDVEPAAFLAMLKYIYCDEIDLAADTVLATLYAAKKYIVPHLARACVNFLETSLSAKNACVLLSQSCLFEEPDLTQRCWEVIDAQAELALRSEGFCDIDFQTLESILRRETLNAKEIVVFEAALNWAEVECQRQDLALSIENKRKVLGKALYLIRIPTMALDDFANGAAQSGVLTLNETNDIFLWYTAAKKPELQFVSKARKGLVPQRCHRFQSCAYRSNQWRYRGRCDSIQFAVDKRVFIAGFGLYGSSCGSAEYSAKIELKRQGVVLGQNLSKYFSDGSSNTFPVWFEYPVQIEPDTFYTASVILDGNELSYFGQEGMTEVQCGKVTVQFQCSSDSTNGTGVQGGQIPELIFYA